The genomic window TGCTGGCCAAGGCCGGTTCGGGCGTGGAGAGCTTCTCCCTGCCCGACAGCGCCGGCGTGCCGGAGAGCTTTACCGCCGATACCCTGCTGGCGCGCTTCAACGATGCGGACTCCGTGCGCGGTCTGGTCGAGCGGCACCGCGAGGATCTGGCGGCGGTGATCGTCGAACCGGTGTGCGGCAACATGGGCGTGATTCCGCCGGCACCGGGGTTTCTCGAGGCATTGCGGGAGGTTACGGCGCGCCAGGGCGTCGTTCTCATCTTCGACGAGGTGATTACGGGCTTCCGGGTGGCGCGGGGCGGTGCACAGGAACGCTACGGCGTGACGCCGGACCTCACCTGCCTGGGCAAGGTGTTGGGCGGCGGGCTCCCGGTGGGGGCGTTCGGCGGACGGCGGGACATCATGGCGCGGCTGGCGCCGGAAGGTCCCGTGTACCAGGCGGGCACGCTCTCGGGGAACCCGGTGACGGTCACCGCCGGGCTCGCCACGCTGAGGGCGCTGGAAGGACCGGACGTCTACCGGGAGCTGGAGGAGAAGGGCCGCATGCTCGAAGATGGGCTCCGCGAGGTGCTCGCGCGCGGCGTGCCGGGCACGGTCAACCGCGTGGGCTCCATGCTGACGCTGTTCCTGGGGCCGGAGCGGGTGGCGGCGCCCGATGACGCCAGGACCTGCGACCGGGAACGCTTCGCACGTTTTTTTCACGGCATGCTCGCGCGCGGCGTCTACCTGCCGCCGTCCCAGTTCGAGGCCTGGTTCGTATCCCTGGCGCACGGCGAGGAAGACATCGCCGCCACCGTGGCGGCCTTCGCGGACTGGGCGGAAGAGGACGGCGTGGTCCCACGTTGAGTCGTCGCCGTGGCGTTCGGCCCCCGGACCGCCGCCGTTGACCGGTCCCGGTGCGCATGTTAGAAAACCGGTTTCAGTGAGCGACGCACAGGACGGCCGGGACGGGCCACCGGAAAAGAGACCCGTTCTCTTCCGGGCCGCCAAATACACCGCCATCGGATTCGAGTTTCCCACGACGGTCGGAGCCGGGTTGGTGCTTGGGCACTACGCGGACTCCTACTTCGGCAGCTCGCCCTGGATGGTGCTGGTGTTGGGGCTTCTGGGGCTCGTGATGGCGTTCTGGCGGCTCGTGATGCTCTTGCGGCATTTCGCCAGGGAGCACCGATGAGTTGGGAAGCGAGCGGTCTCCCGGTCTGGCGCGTGGAGTTGTGGCACGGACTGCTGGTGGCCGGTTTCCTGGCGCTCGTGCCGCTGGAGTGGCTGGAGCCCGGCGGGCTCTTGCTGGGCGGCCTGTTCATGGGAGTGAACTTCCTGCTCCTGGCGGTGGGCATCCGGTGGGTGATCACGCCGTTCGCGAGCAAGGGGCGGGTCCGGGCGGGGATTTTCCTGCTGGTCTTCAAGTTCTGCTTCCTGCTGGGCGCCTCCTGGTTGTTGCTGACCCGCATCTCTCCGGACGCGGTGTCGTTCGCGGTAGGGGTCAACTGCCTGATCCTCGCGATCTTGTGGGATCGGCTGTACGATACGCAAATCGGCAGGTGAGTCATCGATGGGACATCATCCATTCACATGGTACGACTTGGTACCCGGCTTCTTGCAGGGGCTGGTGCCGCTGCAGATCTTCTTCTCGCTGGTGAGCATGGTGCTGCTGGTCTGCCTGGCGCTCGCGGCGCGGCGCCGGCTGCTGGACACCCGCGACGCGGTCATTCCCAGCGACCGGATCACCCTGGTCAACATCTTCGAGCTCTTGATCGAGTTCGTCACGAACCTGAGCGACAGCATCATCGGGCACCACGGCCGGCGCTACCTGTCGCTTTACGGGACGTTCTTCATTTTCATCCTGCTGTCCAACTTCATCGGCCTCGTGCCCGGGTTCTCGCCGCCCACGAGCAACCTCAACATCACACTAGGCCTGGGCCTGGTTTCCTTCGGGGCCTACCACTACTTCGGCGTGCGCGAGCACGGCGGCGCCTACCTCAAGCAGTTCATGGGGCCGTTCCTGGTGATCGCGCCGCTGTTCTTCCTGATCGAGATTTTCTCGCACATGTTCCGGCCGCTCACGCTGGGCCTGCGGCTCGCATTCAACATGTTCGCCGACCACTTGGTGGTGGAGATATTCACCGGCCTGACCTACGTGGTCATCCCGGTGCTGTTCTATCTGCTGGGGGCCTTGGTGTCGGTCATCCAGGCCTTCGTTTTTACGCTCTTGAGCATGATCTATGCGTCTCTGGCCTTGAGCCACGATCATTGACGCCGCGGTTTGCCAGTCGGGGAGGATGAAGAGGAGAGGCTTGCGGCAACGACCTCGGCGCCGGAAAGGAGAAAAAACATGAAGCAACTCACAGCCTTCGTACTGACGGGACTCTTCACGCTGCTGCTGTCGGGTGTTGCCGTTGCGGCGGATGCCGCGGGCGGCGGCTCGGCCGGCCTGGTCCCGGGCATCGTCGCACTGGGCGCCGGCCTCGGCATCGCCATCGCCGCGTTCGGTTGCGCGCTCGCGCAAGGCCGGGTAGGCGGCGCGGCCATGGAAAGCATCGGCCGCAACCCCAACTCCGCCGACAAGATCTTCACGCCGTTGATCCTGTCGCTGGCCCTTATCGAAGCGCTGGGCATCTACGCCCTGATCATCGCCTTCCTGCTCGCGGGCAAGGTTTAACCGTTTCCGCGCCGTCGCCTGGCGGCCCGAGGACACTTGAAAGGCAGGGGTCGCCATCGGCGGCTCCTGCCTTTTTTCGTCGGCCGCTAGGAAGGGCGCGGCGCCTCCCGCCATTCCCGTGAACCAAGCTGTGTCAGAACTCCCGAGGAAACGGAGCCCCCGTTTCGTCATTCCCGTGAACCAGGCTGTGTCGCAACCGTCGACAGGACAAGAATTGGCACCAACCCCCCGAAGAGTCATTCCCGCGAAAGCGGGAATCCAGGGGTGGCGAGGCGGGGAAACGCAGATGTAGTGCCCCACCACCACCCCTGGATTCCCGCTTTCGCGGGAATGACTCTTCGGGGGTTGGTAGCCTATCCCGGATGGAGTTTTGACACAGCCGCTTTCGCGGGAATGACTCTTCGGCGGGTTGGCGCCTCTCTCAGATGGTGTTTTGACACAGCCCGGAAAGCGGGAATCCAGGGGTGGGGAGGGGGAGTCTCACGGCATGGCCACGGGGTGCAGCCGGACGCCGGTGTGCTCCAGGATCTCCGCCACCGTGTCGAGCTTGTACGGCTTCTCGTAGTAGATATCGCCGATGCCCGTGTTCACCAGCACCTTGAGGCAGTGGATGC from Deltaproteobacteria bacterium includes these protein-coding regions:
- a CDS encoding AtpZ/AtpI family protein; this translates as MSDAQDGRDGPPEKRPVLFRAAKYTAIGFEFPTTVGAGLVLGHYADSYFGSSPWMVLVLGLLGLVMAFWRLVMLLRHFAREHR
- a CDS encoding ATP synthase F0 subunit C, with the protein product MKQLTAFVLTGLFTLLLSGVAVAADAAGGGSAGLVPGIVALGAGLGIAIAAFGCALAQGRVGGAAMESIGRNPNSADKIFTPLILSLALIEALGIYALIIAFLLAGKV
- the hemL gene encoding glutamate-1-semialdehyde 2,1-aminomutase translates to MDNRPRPSSADLVDRSRHVVPGGVNSPVRAWNAVGGDPLYIARAQGSRIVDREGRRYIDYVCAWGPLILGHAPVGVVQALVDAVPEGTGFGAPTAKEVELAELVCERMGGVEQLRLVNSGTEATMSAIRLARGYTGRSKVLKFDGCYHGHVDALLAKAGSGVESFSLPDSAGVPESFTADTLLARFNDADSVRGLVERHREDLAAVIVEPVCGNMGVIPPAPGFLEALREVTARQGVVLIFDEVITGFRVARGGAQERYGVTPDLTCLGKVLGGGLPVGAFGGRRDIMARLAPEGPVYQAGTLSGNPVTVTAGLATLRALEGPDVYRELEEKGRMLEDGLREVLARGVPGTVNRVGSMLTLFLGPERVAAPDDARTCDRERFARFFHGMLARGVYLPPSQFEAWFVSLAHGEEDIAATVAAFADWAEEDGVVPR
- the atpB gene encoding F0F1 ATP synthase subunit A; translation: MGHHPFTWYDLVPGFLQGLVPLQIFFSLVSMVLLVCLALAARRRLLDTRDAVIPSDRITLVNIFELLIEFVTNLSDSIIGHHGRRYLSLYGTFFIFILLSNFIGLVPGFSPPTSNLNITLGLGLVSFGAYHYFGVREHGGAYLKQFMGPFLVIAPLFFLIEIFSHMFRPLTLGLRLAFNMFADHLVVEIFTGLTYVVIPVLFYLLGALVSVIQAFVFTLLSMIYASLALSHDH